The following proteins come from a genomic window of Meleagris gallopavo isolate NT-WF06-2002-E0010 breed Aviagen turkey brand Nicholas breeding stock chromosome Z, Turkey_5.1, whole genome shotgun sequence:
- the TTC39B gene encoding tetratricopeptide repeat protein 39B, which translates to MYHALGYSTILVMQAAMTFEQQDIQMGISTMKEALQTCQRFRKRNTVVESLSNLVSKQSVDQLSEEEMHAEICYAECLLQKAALTFVQDENMINFIKGGLKIRTSYQIYKECHQVLQMTQGNKSRNETYHQFEGGVKLGVGAFNLMLSLLPARILRFLEFIGFSGNRELGLYQLWEGASGSSLRAILCTFTLLVYHTYVSLILGETHCVALQSYYAL; encoded by the exons ATGTACCATGCCCTTGGATACAGCACTATTTTAGTTATGCAGGCTGCTATGACCTTTGAACAACAGGATATACAAATGGGAATTTCTACAATGAAAGAAGCTTTGCAAACTTGCCAAAG attcaggaaaagaaacacagtgGTAGAGTCCTTGTCCAATCTAGTTTCTAAACAGTCAGTGGATCAACTGAGTGAAG AGGAAATGCATGCTGAAATCTGCTATGCGGAATGCTTACTACAGAAAGCAGCTCTCACCTTTGTACAG gaTGAAAATATGATCAACTTCATCAAAGGTGGCCTCAAAATTAGGACAAGTTACCAAATATACAA AGAATGTCATCAGGTTCTACAGATGACTCAGgggaacaaaagcagaaatgaaacttACCACCAGTTTGAAGGAGGGGTAAAACTTGGAGTTGGAGCATTCAATTTG ATGCTGTCACTTTTACCAGCAAGGATCCTCCGATTTTTAGAATTTATTGGATTTTCTGGCAATAGG GAGCTGGGCCTCTATCAGTTATGggaaggagcatctggcagcaGTTTGAGAGCCATTCTGTGTACTTTTACCCTGTTGGTTTATCATACTTACGTCTCCTTAATCCTTGGTGAGACCCACTGTGTAGCTCTTCAGTCATACTATGCATTATGA